From a region of the Corythoichthys intestinalis isolate RoL2023-P3 chromosome 7, ASM3026506v1, whole genome shotgun sequence genome:
- the pcsk9 gene encoding proprotein convertase subtilisin/kexin type 9 has protein sequence MSVLVGCALILCAYLLVSRPMVKTQTVSPVEFLQCNKVAWRVPGRYIVVLNDEGDVHGSVRRLRMTAARRGHQVELLRTFFFSGALRGFLIKMSSDVIQLAMMLPHVQYVEEDSFIFAQSTPWNLQKLLWPHHGSTWNNATYNPHSDGGLVEVYLMDGRIRTSHRDLQGRVVTTDFDGIPEEDGVKAGRCTSHGTHIAGVVGGADSGVARGVAIRLVRVLNCRGKGSVSGALAGLEYIRAALHGRPTIVLLPLAGALSRSLNAACREVVASGSVVVAAAGNYRDDACLYSPASEHEVITVGAVDHWDRLVAQGAGGTNFGPCVDLFAPGDDIISASGECDTCFAARGGTSEAAAHVAGIAAVILSSSKKASPLQVLHAMLRDATGARVDFRPLLGMYSLSTPNMVAAMPAPMNNTTNVGLLCRSVWSERLGPFITKTVSRCRQGELMMGCSSYHPHGRRPGQTIHGIPTGVMECVARGGVHAVARCCITDSLQNGRLDSLQRHLAGSECRVSKPHVHPLCPLGWTRTEWRPLVGGDAERVDTDGVTVCCRRRRV, from the exons ATGTCAGTCTTGGTGGGCTGTGCGCTCATTTTATGCGCTTATCTGCTGGTGAGCCGGCCGATGGTCAAGACACAGACTGTATCTCCTGTTGAGTTCCTTCAATGCAACAAG GTGGCATGGCGTGTGCCAGGTCGCTATATAGTGGTGCTAAATGATGAGGGCGACGTGCACGGTAGTGTCAGGAGGCTGAGGATGACTGCGGCCAGGAGAGGCCACCAAGTGGAGCTCCTCCGCACCTTCTTTTTCTCGGGAGCCCTACGAGGCTTCTTGATCAAGATGAGCAGCGATGTCATCCAACTG GCAATGATGCTCCCACACGTCCAATATGTGGAGGAGGATTCCTTCATCTTCGCTCAGAGCACCCCCTGGAACCTCCAAAAGTTACTGTGGCCTCACCATGGCAGTACCTGGAATAATGCAACATACAATCCTCACA GTGATGGCGGTTTAGTGGAGGTTTATCTGATGGATGGTAGGATACGGACTTCTCACAGAGACCTGCAAGGACGAGTGGTCACGACAGATTTCGATGGCATACCTGAAGAAGATGGAGTCAAA GCCGGTCGGTGTACCAGTCATGGTACTCACATTGCGGGCGTGGTGGGTGGTGCAGACTCGGGCGTGGCCAGAGGTGTTGCCATCCGCTTGGTACGGGTGCTCAACTGTCGTGGCAAGGGGTCTGTGTCTGGGGCGCTCGCAG GGTTGGAGTACATCCGGGCGGCTTTACACGGGCGTCCAACtatcgtgttgctgcctcttgCGGGTGCCTTAAGCCGCTCCTTGAACGCAGCTTGTAGGGAGGTGGTGGCAAGTGGCTCCGTGGTCGTGGCCGCAGCTGGAAACTACCGGGATGATGCTTGTCTCTACTCACCGGCATCTGAACACGAG GTAATCACCGTTGGGGCGGTGGACCACTGGGACAGGCTAGTGGCGCAAGGAGCGGGCGGCACCAACTTTGGGCCCTGCGTAGACTTGTTCGCACCCGGTGATGACATCATCAGTGCTAGCGGCGAATGTGATACCTGCTTCGCGGCCCGCGGTGGAACCTCAGAGGCGGCGGCACATGTGGCAG GCATCGCGGCAGTGATTTTGTCATCCAGTAAGAAAGCGTCACCACTGCAGGTTCTGCACGCGATGTTACGTGACGCCACAGGTGCCAGAGTAGACTTCCGCCCGCTTTTGGGAATGTATAGCCTTAGCACCCCTAACATGGTGGCTGCCATGCCTGCTCCAATGAACAACACCACAA ACGTGGGGCTTCTGTGTCGCTCGGTGTGGTCAGAGAGGCTCGGACCCTTCATCACCAAGACAGTCAGTCGCTGCCGTCAGGGGGAGCTGATGATGGGATGCAGTAGCTACCACCCACACGGAAGAAGACCAGGCCAAACCATTCAC GGAATACCCACTGGAGTGATGGAGTGTGTGGCCCGCGGGGGTGTTCACGCTGTGGCCCGCTGCTGCATCACGGACAGTCTGCAGAATGGCCGTCTTGACAGCCTACAGCGACATCTAGCAG GCTCTGAATGCAGAGTGTCCAAACCACATGTTCACCCATTATGTCCTCTGGGCTGGACCCGGACCGAGTGGCGGCCACTTGTTGGGGGCGACGCCGAGAGGGTTGACACTGACGGGGTGACAGTCTGCTGTCGGCGCAGGAGAGTGTAA